The Sphingomonas alpina genome has a segment encoding these proteins:
- a CDS encoding CaiB/BaiF CoA transferase family protein has translation MGAPPLIGLKVVELARILAGPWAGQTLADLGAEVIKVESPEGDDTRTWGPPFITNPDGSRDAGYFHATNRGKKSVVVDFRTPEGQAQVHALIADADVVIENFKVGALAKYGLDYASLSALNPRLVYCSITGFGQTGPYAHRPGYDFIIQGMGGIMDLTGEPDGAPQKTGVAFADIFTGLYSVIAIQAALTAREKTGRGQQIDMSLLDTMTGVLANQAMNYFVSGVTPPRVGNAHMNVSPYAVFPTRDGWFILAVGNDAQYQRFCSALGLDALASDPRYATNAGRLEHKPALFAAITAATSLLDRDPLLATLEGVGVPAGPINTVAQAFADPQVIHRGMALTLDRDGQTLPGLRTPIAFSDSSLALDRAAPMLGADNPETAP, from the coding sequence ATGGGTGCGCCACCCCTCATCGGCCTGAAGGTCGTCGAGCTCGCCCGCATCCTCGCCGGACCATGGGCGGGCCAGACGCTCGCCGATCTCGGCGCCGAGGTGATCAAGGTCGAAAGCCCGGAGGGCGACGACACGCGCACCTGGGGGCCGCCCTTCATCACCAATCCCGACGGCAGCCGCGATGCGGGATATTTCCACGCCACAAATCGTGGCAAGAAGTCTGTCGTGGTCGATTTTCGTACGCCCGAAGGCCAGGCGCAAGTCCATGCGCTGATCGCCGACGCCGATGTCGTGATCGAGAATTTCAAGGTCGGCGCACTGGCCAAATACGGCCTCGATTATGCCAGCCTGAGCGCACTCAATCCACGCCTGGTCTATTGCTCGATCACCGGCTTCGGCCAGACCGGCCCCTATGCCCATCGCCCCGGTTACGACTTCATCATCCAGGGCATGGGCGGGATCATGGACCTGACCGGCGAGCCCGATGGCGCGCCGCAAAAGACCGGCGTGGCCTTTGCCGATATCTTCACCGGCCTGTATTCGGTGATCGCCATCCAGGCCGCACTTACGGCGCGTGAGAAGACCGGGCGCGGACAGCAGATCGACATGTCGCTGCTCGACACGATGACCGGCGTGCTCGCCAATCAGGCGATGAACTATTTCGTCAGCGGCGTCACACCGCCGCGGGTCGGCAACGCGCATATGAACGTGTCGCCCTATGCCGTCTTCCCGACGCGCGACGGCTGGTTCATCCTCGCGGTCGGCAATGACGCTCAGTATCAGCGCTTTTGCAGTGCGCTCGGGCTCGATGCGCTGGCGAGCGATCCGCGCTATGCGACCAATGCCGGGCGGCTCGAACACAAACCGGCATTGTTCGCCGCGATCACCGCAGCAACCTCGCTGCTCGATCGCGACCCGTTGCTCGCCACGCTGGAAGGTGTCGGCGTGCCTGCCGGGCCGATCAACACCGTCGCTCAGGCCTTTGCAGATCCGCAAGTGATCCATCGCGGCATGGCGCTGACGCTCGATCGCGATGGCCAGACGCTCCCCGGCCTGCGTACCCCGATCGCCTTCTCCGACTCCAGCCTCGCGCTCGACCGCGCAGCACCGATGCTCGGGGCGGACAATCCGGAGACCGCCCCATGA
- a CDS encoding acyl-CoA dehydrogenase: MSGMGQFDWADPFFLDDQLEDDERMIRDTARAYAQEKLAPRIIDAFQNEVTDVAIFREMGELGLLGPTVPEQYGGVGASYVAYGLVAREVERVDSGYRSMMSVQSSLVMYPIYAYGSEEQKHKYLPKLASGEWIGCFGLTEPDAGSDPGGMRTKAEKIDGGYRLSGAKTWISNSPIADVFIVWAKSDHHGGGIRGFVLEKGLKGLETPKIEGKLSLRASITGMIMLDGVEVGEDALLPEVQGLKGPFGCLNRARYGISWGALGAAEFCMHAARQYGLDRHQFGKPLAANQLYQKKLADMETEIALGLQASLRVGRLMDEGRFAPEMVSIVKRNNVGKALDIARMSRDMHGGNGISGEYQVMRHLMNLETVNTYEGAHDVHALILGRAITGIAAF, encoded by the coding sequence ATGAGCGGCATGGGCCAATTCGACTGGGCGGACCCCTTTTTCCTCGACGACCAGCTCGAGGATGACGAGCGGATGATCCGCGATACGGCGCGCGCCTATGCGCAGGAAAAGCTCGCGCCGCGCATCATCGACGCATTCCAGAACGAAGTGACCGATGTCGCGATCTTCCGCGAGATGGGCGAGCTGGGCCTGCTCGGGCCGACCGTGCCGGAGCAATATGGCGGCGTCGGCGCCTCCTATGTCGCCTATGGCCTGGTCGCGCGCGAGGTCGAGCGAGTCGATTCCGGCTATCGCTCGATGATGAGCGTGCAGTCGAGCCTCGTGATGTATCCGATCTACGCCTATGGCTCGGAGGAGCAGAAGCATAAATATCTGCCCAAGCTGGCGAGCGGCGAATGGATCGGCTGTTTCGGCCTGACCGAGCCCGATGCCGGCTCCGACCCGGGCGGGATGCGCACCAAGGCGGAGAAGATCGACGGCGGCTATCGCCTGTCGGGCGCCAAGACCTGGATCTCCAATTCGCCGATCGCCGATGTCTTCATCGTCTGGGCCAAGTCCGACCATCATGGCGGCGGCATTCGCGGCTTCGTCCTGGAAAAGGGCCTGAAGGGGCTGGAAACGCCCAAGATCGAGGGCAAGCTGAGCTTGCGCGCCTCGATCACCGGCATGATCATGCTGGACGGCGTCGAAGTGGGCGAGGATGCCTTGCTTCCCGAAGTGCAGGGCCTGAAGGGGCCGTTCGGCTGCCTCAACCGCGCACGCTACGGGATCAGCTGGGGCGCACTCGGCGCGGCCGAATTCTGCATGCACGCCGCGCGGCAATATGGCCTCGACCGGCACCAGTTCGGCAAGCCGCTCGCCGCCAACCAGCTTTACCAGAAGAAGCTGGCCGATATGGAAACCGAGATCGCACTTGGGCTGCAGGCCTCCTTACGCGTCGGTCGACTGATGGACGAGGGCCGGTTCGCGCCGGAAATGGTCTCGATCGTCAAGCGCAACAATGTCGGCAAGGCGCTCGACATCGCGCGGATGAGCCGCGACATGCATGGCGGCAACGGCATTTCGGGGGAATATCAGGTGATGCGTCACTTGATGAACCTCGAAACCGTCAACACCTATGAGGGCGCGCATGACGTCCACGCGCTGATCCTCGGTCGCGCGATCACGGGGATTGCGGCATTCTGA
- a CDS encoding Zn-dependent alcohol dehydrogenase has product MKAAVLFEPGTPLQIEDVTISSPGPREVLIRTVAVGVCRSDLHFVDGAYPHALPTIPGHEAAGVVEAIGSDVSTVKVGDHVVTCLSVFCGHCEFCVTGHMHLCIDSSVRRPKGTASRLMLGDRIVHQMLNLSAYAEQMLVHEHACVAIDRDMPLDRAALIGCAITTGAGAVFNVADVTPGETVCVVGCGGIGLAAVNAAKIAGAGKIIAVDPVPEKRALAEKLGATHSVDALSDTAAEQVVEASRGGVHHAIEAVGRPQSAATAVKVLRRGGTATILGMMPLGEKVGLSAMDLLAGKKLQGGLMGGNRFPVDIPRLVDFYLRGDLDLDSIIADRLPLARINDAFDELRRGDSVRSVIEFA; this is encoded by the coding sequence ATGAAAGCAGCCGTTCTTTTCGAGCCTGGAACACCGCTTCAGATCGAGGATGTGACAATATCCAGCCCCGGCCCGCGCGAGGTGCTGATCCGCACCGTCGCGGTCGGTGTGTGCCGGTCGGATCTGCATTTCGTCGACGGCGCTTACCCGCACGCACTGCCGACCATTCCCGGCCATGAAGCGGCGGGCGTGGTCGAGGCGATCGGCAGTGACGTCTCCACGGTCAAGGTCGGCGATCATGTCGTGACCTGTCTCAGCGTGTTCTGTGGCCACTGCGAATTCTGCGTCACCGGCCATATGCATCTCTGCATCGACAGCAGCGTACGCCGTCCCAAGGGCACGGCATCGCGGCTGATGCTGGGCGACCGTATCGTGCATCAGATGCTCAACCTGTCGGCCTATGCCGAACAGATGCTGGTGCATGAACATGCCTGTGTCGCGATCGACCGGGACATGCCGCTCGATCGCGCCGCGCTGATCGGCTGTGCGATTACCACCGGGGCGGGTGCGGTGTTCAACGTCGCCGATGTGACGCCCGGCGAAACCGTCTGCGTGGTCGGCTGCGGCGGGATCGGGCTGGCTGCGGTCAATGCGGCAAAGATTGCCGGCGCGGGCAAGATCATCGCGGTCGATCCGGTACCGGAAAAACGCGCGCTGGCCGAAAAGCTCGGCGCGACGCACAGCGTCGATGCCCTGTCGGACACGGCGGCCGAGCAAGTGGTCGAGGCATCGCGCGGCGGTGTGCATCACGCGATCGAGGCGGTCGGCCGGCCGCAATCCGCGGCAACCGCGGTCAAGGTGCTGCGGCGCGGCGGCACCGCGACGATCCTCGGCATGATGCCGCTGGGCGAGAAGGTCGGGCTATCGGCGATGGACCTGCTTGCGGGCAAGAAGCTGCAGGGCGGACTGATGGGCGGCAATCGTTTCCCGGTCGATATTCCGCGGCTGGTCGATTTCTACCTGCGCGGCGATCTCGATCTCGACTCGATCATCGCCGACCGGCTGCCGCTCGCGCGGATCAACGATGCGTTCGACGAATTACGGCGCGGCGACAGCGTCCGCTCGGTGATCGAGTTCGCGTGA
- a CDS encoding acyl-CoA dehydrogenase family protein: protein MDFTLSERETYFRDRVKSFIDQNIRPRQDDYNKQSHEGDRWKVIPVIEEMKEKTKAAGLWNFFMPPHSGQSHVDDSFEFEGTQLTNLEYALCAEEMGKVGWASECFNCSAPDTGNMEVLHRYGTLEQKEKWLRPLMNGEIRSAFLMTEPAVASSDATNIETRMERDGDHYVINGTKWWSSGVGDPRCKIAITMGKTNPEGSRHSQQSQILVPMDAPGVTIKRMLSVYGYDHAPHGHGEVVLENVRVPVENVLLGEGRGFEIAQGRLGPGRIHHCMRTIGVAEMAIESMAKRLLTRVAFGKRIADHSVWEQRIAKARIDIEMTRLLCLKAADMMDKAGNKSAQLEIAMIKVAAPNMALQIIDDAIQAHGGGGVSSDFHLAHDWAAMRTLRFADGPDEVHNRAIARNEFGRYADLPEAIAAKEQVRR, encoded by the coding sequence ATGGATTTCACGTTGAGCGAGCGGGAGACCTATTTTCGGGACCGCGTAAAGAGCTTTATCGATCAGAATATCCGACCGCGGCAGGACGATTACAACAAGCAGAGCCATGAGGGCGATCGCTGGAAGGTGATCCCGGTGATCGAGGAGATGAAGGAAAAGACCAAGGCGGCCGGCCTGTGGAATTTCTTCATGCCGCCGCATTCCGGGCAGAGCCATGTCGACGACAGTTTCGAGTTCGAAGGCACACAGCTCACCAACCTCGAATATGCGTTATGCGCCGAGGAAATGGGCAAGGTCGGCTGGGCATCGGAGTGCTTCAACTGCTCCGCGCCGGACACCGGCAATATGGAGGTGCTGCATCGCTACGGCACGCTGGAGCAGAAGGAAAAGTGGCTCCGCCCGCTGATGAACGGGGAGATCCGCTCGGCCTTTCTGATGACCGAGCCGGCGGTGGCATCGTCGGATGCGACCAATATCGAGACACGCATGGAGCGCGATGGCGATCACTATGTGATCAACGGCACGAAATGGTGGTCGTCGGGCGTCGGCGATCCGCGCTGCAAGATCGCGATCACCATGGGCAAGACCAATCCGGAAGGGTCGCGCCACAGCCAGCAAAGCCAGATCCTGGTGCCGATGGATGCGCCGGGCGTGACCATCAAACGCATGCTTTCGGTTTATGGGTATGATCATGCGCCGCACGGGCATGGCGAGGTCGTGCTCGAAAATGTCCGCGTGCCGGTCGAGAATGTGCTGCTCGGCGAAGGGCGCGGGTTCGAGATCGCGCAGGGCCGGCTCGGGCCGGGCCGCATCCATCATTGCATGCGGACGATCGGCGTTGCCGAAATGGCGATCGAGTCGATGGCCAAGAGGTTGCTGACGCGCGTCGCATTCGGCAAGCGCATCGCCGATCATTCGGTGTGGGAGCAGCGTATCGCCAAGGCGCGCATCGATATCGAAATGACCCGGCTGCTGTGCCTCAAGGCGGCCGATATGATGGACAAGGCGGGCAACAAGTCCGCGCAACTCGAGATTGCGATGATCAAGGTGGCGGCGCCCAATATGGCACTGCAGATCATCGACGATGCGATCCAGGCGCATGGCGGCGGTGGCGTATCGAGCGACTTCCACCTTGCGCATGACTGGGCGGCGATGCGCACGCTGCGCTTTGCCGATGGTCCCGACGAGGTGCACAACCGGGCGATCGCACGCAATGAATTCGGCCGCTACGCCGATCTGCCCGAGGCGATTGCCGCCAAGGAGCAGGTGCGCCGCTAA
- a CDS encoding Calx-beta domain-containing protein, with product MGSTASVVTVSYATVNGTAVAGSDYTAATGTLTFNPTDTVATLTVALLPDNLPEGVETFTVVLSNPSGASILNSTGMTSIAENIDTWFSPITAVSGQYLLSKDGRFKLIMQSDGDLVLLFGSDKIWSSQTAGNPGAYATFQADGNLIVYKANGAMAWATNTAGNTNARLVVQSDGNLVIYRSNGTAAWASNTCCR from the coding sequence ATCGGATCGACTGCGTCGGTCGTCACGGTATCCTATGCAACCGTCAATGGAACGGCTGTCGCCGGCTCGGACTATACAGCGGCGACAGGAACCCTGACATTCAATCCGACCGATACGGTCGCAACCCTTACAGTAGCATTACTACCCGATAATCTGCCGGAAGGCGTGGAAACTTTCACGGTGGTTCTTTCAAACCCGTCAGGTGCTTCAATATTGAATTCTACGGGTATGACATCGATCGCTGAAAATATCGATACGTGGTTTTCCCCTATAACTGCAGTATCGGGCCAATATCTCCTGTCAAAAGACGGCCGATTCAAATTGATAATGCAAAGCGACGGCGATCTCGTCTTGCTATTCGGTTCCGATAAAATCTGGTCGTCTCAAACAGCTGGAAACCCGGGTGCCTATGCAACATTCCAGGCAGACGGAAATCTGATCGTCTACAAAGCTAATGGGGCAATGGCCTGGGCCACTAACACCGCCGGCAACACAAATGCCCGATTGGTGGTCCAAAGCGACGGAAACCTGGTGATCTATCGATCGAATGGTACAGCGGCTTGGGCAAGTAATACGTGTTGCCGTTAA
- a CDS encoding TetR/AcrR family transcriptional regulator has protein sequence MGEPDTAYQDDESGTKRFRAKRDAILAAAAQAINEQSAKGMTFADVARRVGLNTTSVTYYFKRKDDLATACFENTLDRLQEMLDEAMKEPTPQQRVARYLSINMQRLTRIEQGLETPFAVLSDLRAMEEPMRGQLMAAWRDVFRKTRSLWGPGRNRAQTDLFGARAHVLLENTFWLPVWLVRYELDQFDRVEKRLMDVFERGIAAMGQDWTPELIDLDHDESEPGREAFLLAATRLINELGYRGASVQKIASELNVTKGSFYHHLDAKDDLVIACYKRSFDTIADAQHQADERGGSYWHRLSSTIATLCDIQFSERGPLLRTTALHGLPSSVRRAMVERSNRIARRYAGTMSDGIAEGSIRAIDSLIAAQALMALQNAAFDMRKWAGTMPRDRAVAFYASTLAFGLFDDRVLGV, from the coding sequence ATGGGGGAACCGGACACAGCCTATCAGGACGACGAGAGCGGCACGAAGCGTTTCCGCGCGAAGCGCGACGCGATCCTCGCCGCCGCCGCCCAGGCGATCAACGAACAGAGCGCGAAAGGCATGACTTTCGCCGACGTGGCGCGCCGTGTCGGGCTCAACACCACCAGCGTCACTTATTATTTCAAGCGCAAGGACGACCTCGCCACCGCCTGTTTCGAGAACACGCTCGACCGGCTGCAGGAAATGCTCGACGAAGCGATGAAGGAGCCGACGCCGCAGCAGCGCGTCGCCCGGTATTTGTCGATCAACATGCAACGACTGACCCGCATCGAGCAGGGACTCGAAACGCCGTTCGCCGTCCTGTCCGACCTGCGCGCGATGGAAGAACCGATGCGCGGCCAGCTGATGGCCGCCTGGCGCGACGTGTTCCGCAAGACGCGCAGCTTGTGGGGACCGGGCAGGAACCGCGCGCAGACCGACCTGTTCGGCGCGCGCGCGCACGTCCTGCTCGAAAACACCTTCTGGCTGCCGGTCTGGCTGGTGCGTTACGAGCTCGACCAGTTCGACCGGGTCGAAAAGCGGCTGATGGATGTGTTCGAACGCGGGATTGCCGCGATGGGCCAGGACTGGACGCCGGAGCTGATCGATCTCGACCATGACGAGTCGGAGCCGGGGCGCGAGGCGTTCCTGCTCGCCGCGACGCGGCTGATCAACGAACTCGGCTATCGCGGCGCCTCGGTACAGAAGATCGCGTCGGAGCTGAACGTCACCAAGGGCAGCTTCTACCATCATCTCGACGCCAAGGACGATCTGGTCATCGCCTGCTACAAGCGCAGCTTCGACACGATCGCCGATGCCCAGCATCAGGCCGACGAACGCGGCGGCAGTTACTGGCACCGCCTGTCGAGCACCATCGCGACGCTGTGCGATATCCAGTTCTCGGAACGCGGCCCCCTGCTCCGCACCACGGCGCTGCACGGCCTGCCCAGCAGCGTACGCCGCGCGATGGTCGAACGCTCGAACCGCATCGCCCGCCGTTATGCCGGCACGATGAGCGACGGCATCGCCGAAGGCTCGATCCGTGCGATCGACTCGCTGATCGCGGCGCAAGCGCTGATGGCGCTGCAGAACGCCGCGTTCGACATGCGCAAATGGGCCGGCACCATGCCGCGCGACCGGGCGGTGGCGTTTTATGCCTCGACGCTGGCGTTCGGGTTGTTCGATGATCGGGTGCTGGGGGTTTAG
- a CDS encoding RHS repeat domain-containing protein, whose amino-acid sequence MSRRLSGTRVRRHDRILLAVVAAISFSSPALAQTEAPEVDTIDENGINLKSLRFSSRAEDISIGAGEFPSRLSINRVSSPGRYHAFGMGDAINLDIFIGNEYNGDTSPLSMSNKQALRLTMGGISRVFDVDGSLTRFEPRDRSGGYILKTDENGVMVLTYYSSTGGELRFLVINNTVCGRSVEAVGQGNINCSRISRWRSAEGVDANFSYAVRGGRSVGAFKETDLLEVSNTLGLSLKFTYSSFKDSGRYTEPTYGVTQVVASSDQLGVCNEAIACSRKTTYQYNVLPPVLPDVLDDTRFLVSKITDSMNQETQYLHPSDGTFRIRRPANPSTDAMVLTILSQGASGSIRLADGLGNIWNYSQSVSSSNVTTITRTDPLNKSRVYELDARGNLVRFKDELQQETLWTYDSVGRLYRSKQPNGVVTDLGYDGRYNIRYTEVSADPPGSASDIVTSAVFDDPCVNPKTCNKPKSTTDARGNVTDYTYDPVHGGVLTITGPAPSVGQPRPQTRYTYALVAGSYVLSSTSACRTAASCAGTADEIKTVFGYGANGVLPISTTTQSGDGGLVSSTSMSYDALGNLVSVDGPLSGTSDTIYRRYDRLGRMVGGVAPDPDGAERLNRPAQRITYNANGQTTKTEDGYVNSPLDAGWAGFTAMLSLSSSFDVNDRKLKDVREAGFGGGPVSVTQYSYDAVGRLDCTAVRMNAAQFGTLPPTACTLGPEGTFGADRITRNTYDAVGQVIKATSAYGTPRQADVAAMTYTKSGEVETARDANGNTTTYSYDGFGRQIKVRYPLPATASGASSQTDYEELGYDANGNITSRRRRDGQTIGYSYDALNRMTVKDIPGGTAADVYYGYDLSGAQTFARFGSATGGGIVNLYDGFGRLQSSTNTMGGGAQGVSYQWDVAGNRTRLTHFDGVYFTYDYDGVGRVTKIKENGAATIAEIDYNDDGHRRSLTRGGVTTSYIYGIDGWLTQIFDDLAGTENDLMTGYDNNNAGQIYRKSLSNDAYSFKGYFAANGQPIADINRSYTTNGLNQYVTASPASFCYDSNGNLTSDGTSVYRYDIENRLIEKRAPIGTGCPTDYTGGLDVSLTYDPYGRLWKIARTVGGKSVFIYDGDNLIGEDLGASGSDPTTFPAPTSRYVFGPGADEPMIWYPGGTLNGRRSFQVNEQGSIVSAADATGALVGVNAYDEYGILSSTVAAPGTRFAYTGQTWILPLGMYYYKARIYSPTLGRFMQTDPIGYGDGMNLYQYVGGDPINTTDPSGLAGNCPFITLCAGGGGGLPGNDNGNGGGGGNPIRDNSGQSNFGGWNALNGMANNALKFRSTVGADTLAKKDCYFTPGVMTCRPREPRPDPRKTAARNILVCSLLAQSRWSFEGAQQRALDVRNPAHGPKDWNNETYRNAENFLYAAEKGYNDAEVWTYQNLIKPLKRITRGSSPYSVDALQAGYDGNDFHKATKADMRNWCKNVG is encoded by the coding sequence ATGTCACGCAGGCTCTCGGGCACACGAGTTAGGCGGCATGATCGTATCTTGCTGGCGGTTGTCGCGGCTATTTCTTTTTCTAGTCCCGCGCTGGCGCAAACGGAAGCGCCGGAGGTGGATACAATTGATGAAAATGGTATAAATCTAAAATCATTACGTTTTAGCTCTAGAGCTGAAGATATTTCTATTGGAGCTGGAGAATTCCCGAGTCGACTTAGTATTAATAGAGTCAGTTCACCTGGTCGGTATCATGCATTCGGCATGGGGGATGCAATAAATCTCGATATATTTATTGGAAACGAATATAATGGAGACACGTCTCCTTTGTCGATGAGTAATAAGCAGGCACTTCGTCTGACGATGGGAGGTATAAGCCGGGTATTTGATGTAGATGGATCGCTAACGAGGTTTGAGCCGAGAGATCGTAGCGGTGGATACATTCTGAAAACAGATGAAAATGGAGTAATGGTATTAACCTATTATTCATCGACAGGAGGAGAGTTAAGATTTTTAGTTATTAATAATACAGTTTGCGGTAGAAGCGTCGAGGCCGTCGGGCAGGGAAATATTAACTGCTCCAGGATTTCGCGATGGAGGTCGGCTGAGGGTGTGGATGCCAATTTCTCTTACGCTGTGCGCGGTGGGAGGTCTGTTGGTGCTTTTAAAGAGACAGATTTATTGGAAGTATCTAACACTTTGGGGTTGTCTCTAAAGTTCACTTATTCGAGTTTCAAGGATTCTGGGAGATATACGGAGCCTACCTATGGCGTGACTCAGGTGGTGGCTTCCTCAGATCAACTCGGAGTATGCAATGAAGCAATCGCATGTTCTAGGAAAACGACGTATCAATATAATGTTCTCCCGCCGGTTCTACCAGATGTTTTGGATGACACTAGATTTTTAGTATCAAAAATCACTGATTCAATGAATCAGGAGACGCAGTATCTGCATCCTAGTGACGGAACGTTCCGTATTCGGCGTCCCGCCAACCCGAGTACGGATGCCATGGTTTTGACTATATTGTCGCAAGGCGCGTCAGGGAGCATCAGGCTGGCTGACGGCCTCGGAAATATCTGGAATTATTCGCAATCCGTCAGTTCCTCGAATGTAACGACAATAACGCGTACGGACCCGCTCAACAAATCTCGTGTTTATGAACTCGATGCGCGGGGAAATCTGGTGCGCTTCAAGGACGAGCTGCAGCAGGAGACGCTGTGGACTTACGATTCTGTTGGGCGCTTATACAGATCAAAACAACCAAATGGTGTTGTGACTGATCTGGGCTACGATGGCAGGTATAATATCCGTTATACCGAGGTCAGCGCTGACCCGCCCGGATCGGCCTCAGACATCGTGACTAGCGCCGTATTTGACGATCCGTGCGTCAATCCGAAAACCTGCAACAAGCCGAAGTCGACCACCGATGCGCGCGGAAATGTCACTGATTATACATATGACCCGGTTCACGGCGGCGTCCTGACCATCACCGGGCCGGCTCCATCAGTCGGACAGCCAAGACCGCAGACCCGATATACCTATGCTCTGGTAGCAGGCAGCTATGTCCTTTCGAGCACGTCCGCCTGCCGGACAGCAGCTTCCTGCGCGGGAACGGCGGACGAGATAAAAACTGTTTTCGGCTATGGCGCGAATGGCGTGCTGCCGATATCGACGACCACTCAGTCGGGTGATGGTGGCTTGGTATCCAGTACCAGCATGTCCTACGATGCTCTAGGTAATCTGGTGAGCGTGGATGGCCCTTTGTCGGGTACCAGTGACACGATCTATCGCAGATATGATCGCCTGGGCAGGATGGTCGGGGGAGTGGCGCCAGATCCCGACGGGGCCGAGAGACTAAACCGACCCGCGCAACGGATAACGTACAACGCTAACGGTCAAACCACCAAGACCGAGGACGGCTACGTCAACAGCCCATTGGATGCCGGTTGGGCGGGATTCACGGCAATGCTGTCATTGAGCAGCAGCTTTGATGTCAATGATCGTAAGCTGAAAGATGTGCGCGAGGCCGGCTTCGGTGGTGGGCCGGTTTCTGTAACTCAATACAGCTATGATGCCGTTGGGCGGCTCGATTGTACGGCAGTCCGGATGAATGCGGCGCAATTCGGTACGCTCCCGCCAACTGCATGCACATTGGGGCCGGAGGGAACGTTCGGTGCGGATCGTATCACCCGGAACACCTATGATGCGGTCGGACAGGTGATCAAGGCGACCTCGGCTTACGGAACTCCCCGCCAGGCGGATGTCGCTGCCATGACTTATACCAAGAGTGGAGAGGTCGAGACCGCAAGGGACGCCAATGGCAACACGACCACCTACAGCTATGACGGGTTCGGGCGCCAGATAAAGGTCCGCTATCCGCTTCCCGCAACGGCTTCGGGAGCAAGTTCGCAAACCGATTATGAGGAGTTGGGCTACGACGCCAACGGCAACATCACCAGCCGACGGCGGCGCGACGGGCAAACCATCGGCTATTCCTATGATGCGCTCAATCGGATGACGGTAAAGGATATCCCCGGCGGGACTGCGGCGGATGTCTATTATGGCTATGATCTGAGTGGGGCGCAGACGTTCGCCCGATTTGGTTCGGCAACTGGTGGCGGAATCGTCAACCTGTATGACGGGTTTGGGCGATTGCAGAGCAGCACCAACACGATGGGAGGCGGGGCGCAAGGGGTATCGTATCAGTGGGACGTCGCCGGCAATCGAACCAGGCTGACCCATTTCGATGGCGTATATTTCACCTATGACTATGACGGTGTTGGCCGCGTTACGAAGATCAAGGAGAATGGCGCCGCCACCATTGCCGAAATCGATTATAATGATGATGGACATCGTCGAAGCTTGACCCGCGGCGGCGTTACCACTTCCTATATCTATGGTATAGACGGCTGGCTGACCCAGATATTCGATGATCTCGCTGGCACCGAAAATGATCTCATGACGGGCTACGATAATAACAATGCAGGACAAATATATAGGAAGTCGCTTTCGAACGACGCCTATTCCTTCAAGGGGTATTTTGCCGCAAATGGTCAGCCGATCGCGGATATCAACCGATCATATACGACCAACGGACTGAACCAGTATGTCACGGCAAGCCCGGCGTCATTTTGCTATGATAGCAACGGCAACCTCACATCGGATGGGACCTCGGTTTATCGATACGATATCGAGAATCGGCTGATCGAGAAGCGTGCGCCGATCGGGACCGGCTGTCCCACCGACTATACGGGCGGTCTTGATGTGTCGCTGACCTATGATCCCTATGGCCGCTTGTGGAAGATAGCCCGTACGGTCGGCGGTAAATCGGTTTTCATCTATGATGGCGACAATCTGATAGGAGAGGATCTGGGGGCATCGGGAAGCGATCCGACAACTTTTCCTGCGCCGACGAGCCGGTACGTATTTGGCCCTGGTGCAGACGAGCCGATGATCTGGTACCCGGGCGGCACCTTGAATGGTCGTCGAAGCTTTCAGGTCAATGAACAGGGATCGATCGTATCGGCTGCCGATGCGACCGGCGCGCTGGTCGGCGTCAATGCCTATGATGAATATGGCATTCTCAGCTCGACGGTTGCGGCGCCGGGAACCCGGTTCGCTTATACCGGGCAGACTTGGATCCTTCCGCTCGGCATGTACTATTACAAGGCACGCATCTACTCGCCGACCTTGGGACGTTTCATGCAGACCGATCCGATCGGCTATGGCGATGGGATGAATCTGTATCAATATGTCGGAGGGGATCCAATCAATACTACCGACCCAAGCGGATTGGCCGGCAATTGCCCGTTCATTACTCTTTGTGCTGGCGGGGGTGGGGGGCTACCCGGCAACGACAATGGCAATGGTGGCGGCGGTGGGAATCCCATCCGTGACAATAGCGGCCAATCCAATTTCGGTGGCTGGAACGCATTGAACGGGATGGCCAACAATGCGTTGAAGTTTCGGAGTACGGTTGGCGCTGATACGTTGGCGAAAAAGGATTGCTATTTCACACCGGGAGTAATGACTTGCCGCCCTCGCGAACCAAGGCCTGATCCTAGAAAGACTGCGGCGAGAAACATCTTGGTTTGCAGTCTACTTGCACAGTCGCGCTGGAGCTTTGAAGGTGCGCAACAGCGCGCTTTGGACGTAAGGAATCCCGCACACGGCCCCAAAGATTGGAACAACGAGACATACCGGAATGCCGAGAATTTCCTGTATGCTGCTGAAAAGGGATACAATGATGCCGAGGTGTGGACCTATCAGAATCTAATAAAGCCTTTAAAGCGGATCACCCGTGGTAGTAGTCCATATTCTGTAGACGCATTGCAGGCGGGCTATGATGGTAATGATTTTCATAAAGCAACTAAGGCTGATATGAGGAATTGGTGTAAAAATGTGGGGTAA